TTTATAACAAAGATATTTTGAAAGAGGCAGGTTATGACGGTCCTCCGGAAACGATTAGCGAATTGAAAGAATACATCAAAAAATTGAGCATCGTCGAGGGTGAAGGGCGTCTTCAGAGATTGGGATTATGGCCGGGAATGGATACATACACCTTCTCTTACGCTTTTAATGGATCGTTCTATGATGAAGCGGCCAAGCAGGTGACACCTGACCACGAAGGCGTAAAGTCTGCCATTAAGCTCTCAAAGGAAATATGGGATCAATATGGTTCTGAGAACCTTGACCGGTTCTCATCCGGACTTGGACAATATATGTCTGCCCAGAATCCGTTCTTCTCAGGCAAGTATGCGATGACGATTGACGGAGAATGGCTGCCAACCTTCATTAAACAGTTTGCCCCTAATCTGAATTATGGCATTGCGCCAATTCCTTACGATGAAAATAATCCTGATCTTAAAAACTCGGGGAATGTGACAACAAGCGTATTTTATATTCCGAAAGGCGTTAAAAATCCGGATGCTTCTTGGAAGTTTCTAAAATGGATTACAGAGGCGGAACAAATGGCGGAATTCACAGCTGCGATCGGTAACCTTCCGACCCGGACATCCGCATTTTCCAATCCACTCTATGCTGATGTGCCTGGATTCAAGGAGTTCCTAGATTACTCTGAAAGCAAGAACCTGAAGTCCTTTCCGGCTACCTCCTTCTCGAACGAGTATATGACGGAATTCACCGCACAATATGACGCCATTTTAAGAGGGAAGGCTAGTATCGAGGAAGGGTTAAACAAAGTGAAGGAAAAGATTCAGCCGTTGGTAAAATGATGTTTGATAAAATCGGCTCTGTCCAATATTGGGCGGGGCCGAGACCACTACAATGAACGGAAGGAGAATCGCGAAGATGAGAGTCTCCACACCAGTTAATCAACAAAGAACGAAATCGGGTTGGTCGAGGAAGGAACGTCATTATTTTTTCCTCGGCCTGGCATTCGCTTCTCCCTGGATTATCGGCTTTCTGGCTTTTACCGTTTATCCTTTCTTCGGATCACTCTACTTGAGTATGACGGAATATGATTTATTCAGTTCCCCTAAGTGGGTAGGGTTTCAAAATTACGAGGGAATATTAGCGGATGACCGCTTCTACAAATCGCTTGGCAATACATTATTTATGGCGTTTATATCCGTGCCTATCACACTGTCGATTTCTCTTCTGATCGCTGTACTGCTTAACTTCAAAGTAAAAGGGATTAACTATTACCGGACCATTTTCTACCTTCCGTCGGTTATTCCGATTGTTGCAAGCGCTTTATTGTGGACATGGATGCTTAACCCGGACTTCGGCTTGATCAACATGGTATTGCGCACACTTGGTCTCCCTGATCCGGCGTGGTTGCTTGATCCGCGTTATACAAAACCTTCACTCATCTTAATGAGTTTATGGGGCTCTGGCGCAGGTGCTTTAATTTTTTTGGCTGCCTTACAGGGAGTTCCAAAGCAATATTATGAAGCGGCCCAAGTTGACGGAGCGAATTGGTGGTACAGGTTCTGGAAAATTACAATACCGGCATTGTCGCCGATCATCCTTTTTCAACTTATCATGGGGCTTATCGGAGCGTTTCAAATCTTTACGGAATCGTATATTTTGGCAGGCGGAAAGGTTGGCGGAGGTAATTCATTAGGCGGGCCGGAACAATCACTACTGTTCTATGC
Above is a window of Paenibacillus uliginis N3/975 DNA encoding:
- a CDS encoding carbohydrate ABC transporter permease; this encodes MRVSTPVNQQRTKSGWSRKERHYFFLGLAFASPWIIGFLAFTVYPFFGSLYLSMTEYDLFSSPKWVGFQNYEGILADDRFYKSLGNTLFMAFISVPITLSISLLIAVLLNFKVKGINYYRTIFYLPSVIPIVASALLWTWMLNPDFGLINMVLRTLGLPDPAWLLDPRYTKPSLILMSLWGSGAGALIFLAALQGVPKQYYEAAQVDGANWWYRFWKITIPALSPIILFQLIMGLIGAFQIFTESYILAGGKVGGGNSLGGPEQSLLFYAVNLYQEAFVFLKMGYASALAWILFIIVLLITFILLKTSGRWVYYGGE
- a CDS encoding ABC transporter substrate-binding protein; amino-acid sequence: MKRKSLIWSLVILFTIISGCSGGGTQKTGGDTGEKAGTSGNEFPKEAVELSFWYGWTGPEAEALEKLIAKWNAANPDIKVKGLSQSDYQKQLTAITGGNPPDIASQFGQDVVPWGLRGAMMPLDDFIAKDGVDLKDFVPAALSTSQHEGKTYAIPTAMHVTMLFYNKDILKEAGYDGPPETISELKEYIKKLSIVEGEGRLQRLGLWPGMDTYTFSYAFNGSFYDEAAKQVTPDHEGVKSAIKLSKEIWDQYGSENLDRFSSGLGQYMSAQNPFFSGKYAMTIDGEWLPTFIKQFAPNLNYGIAPIPYDENNPDLKNSGNVTTSVFYIPKGVKNPDASWKFLKWITEAEQMAEFTAAIGNLPTRTSAFSNPLYADVPGFKEFLDYSESKNLKSFPATSFSNEYMTEFTAQYDAILRGKASIEEGLNKVKEKIQPLVK